In one Bordetella pertussis 18323 genomic region, the following are encoded:
- a CDS encoding efflux transporter outer membrane subunit: MIRMPGFRFSVPPRRRLAVAALCAALGGCAVGPDYQRPAIDVGAAYKEAAAPQPGWTPAQPSDESARGQWWQVYGDPVLDGLVQQLNQGNYSVAQAEANYRQAQALVRNARAGFFPTIGAGADVTRSGSGGGSGAGSNGSSVGNQYSLSGSVSWEVDVWGRVRREVESSRAEAQASAADLAVTRLSAQAALVQNYLQLRVLDEQKRLLDATVLAYERSLRLTQSRYEAGVVGKSDVAVARTQLENTRAQSIDLDWQRGQFEHAIAVLMGQAPSRFALPAQPFAQQLPDIPAGLPSQLLERRPDVAAAERRAAAANAQIGVAQAAWFPDLTLSASGGFRSGQFAEWLTAPARFWTLGPALAMTLFDGGARSARVEQARAAYDAQAAAYRQSVLTALREVEDYLVQLRVMEHEQQVQRNALESARESLRLARNQYEQGLIDYLSVAVLETTALNTERNAISLLGSRLNASVQLIAALGGGWQGLPAEAAASAAAEPSAPSAP; the protein is encoded by the coding sequence ATGATCCGTATGCCTGGTTTCCGATTCTCCGTTCCGCCGCGCCGCCGGCTGGCCGTCGCGGCGCTGTGCGCGGCGCTGGGCGGCTGTGCGGTCGGGCCCGACTACCAGCGACCCGCCATCGACGTGGGGGCCGCCTACAAGGAGGCCGCCGCGCCGCAGCCCGGCTGGACGCCCGCGCAGCCCAGCGACGAGAGCGCGCGCGGGCAATGGTGGCAGGTGTATGGCGACCCGGTGCTCGACGGCCTGGTGCAGCAATTGAACCAGGGCAACTACTCCGTGGCGCAGGCCGAGGCCAATTATCGCCAGGCCCAGGCGCTGGTGCGCAATGCGCGCGCCGGCTTCTTCCCCACCATAGGCGCGGGCGCCGACGTGACGCGGTCCGGCTCGGGCGGCGGCAGCGGCGCCGGCTCGAACGGCAGCTCGGTCGGCAACCAGTACTCGCTCAGTGGGTCGGTCAGCTGGGAAGTCGATGTGTGGGGCCGGGTGCGCCGCGAAGTCGAGTCCAGCCGCGCCGAGGCGCAGGCCAGCGCGGCGGACCTGGCCGTCACCCGCCTGAGCGCGCAGGCCGCCCTGGTGCAGAACTACCTGCAATTGCGCGTGCTCGACGAGCAGAAACGCCTGCTCGACGCCACGGTGCTGGCCTACGAGCGCTCGCTGCGCCTGACGCAGAGCCGCTACGAAGCCGGCGTGGTGGGCAAGTCCGACGTGGCGGTGGCGCGCACCCAGCTGGAGAACACGCGGGCCCAGTCCATCGACCTGGACTGGCAGCGCGGCCAGTTCGAGCACGCCATCGCGGTGCTGATGGGGCAGGCGCCTTCGCGCTTCGCCCTGCCGGCGCAGCCGTTCGCGCAGCAACTGCCGGACATCCCGGCGGGCCTGCCCTCGCAACTGCTGGAGCGCCGGCCCGACGTGGCGGCCGCCGAGCGGCGCGCGGCCGCCGCCAATGCGCAGATCGGCGTGGCGCAGGCGGCCTGGTTCCCGGACCTGACCTTGTCGGCCAGCGGCGGTTTTCGCAGCGGCCAGTTCGCCGAGTGGCTGACCGCGCCGGCGCGCTTCTGGACCCTCGGCCCGGCGCTGGCCATGACGCTGTTCGACGGCGGCGCGCGTTCGGCGCGCGTCGAGCAGGCCCGCGCCGCCTATGACGCGCAGGCGGCCGCCTACCGCCAGAGCGTGCTGACGGCGCTGCGCGAGGTGGAGGATTACCTGGTGCAGCTGCGCGTGATGGAGCACGAGCAGCAGGTGCAGCGCAATGCGCTCGAGTCCGCGCGCGAATCGCTGCGCCTGGCGCGCAACCAGTACGAGCAGGGGCTGATCGACTACCTGAGCGTGGCGGTGCTGGAAACCACCGCGCTGAACACCGAGCGCAACGCCATCAGCCTGCTGGGCAGCCGGCTCAACGCCAGCGTGCAGCTGATCGCGGCGCTGGGCGGCGGGTGGCAGGGCTTGCCGGCCGAGGCGGCGGCCAGCGCGGCGGCCGAGCCGTCCGCGCCGTCCGCGCCCTAG
- a CDS encoding IS481-like element IS481 family transposase has translation MNTHKHARLTFLRRLEMVQQLIAHQVCVPEAARAYGVTAPTVRKWLGRFLAQGQAGLADASSRPTVSPRAIAPAKALAIVELRRKRLTQARIAQALGVSASTVSRVLARAGLSHLADLEPAEPVVRYEHQAPGDLLHIDIKKLGRIQRPGHRVTGNRRDTVEGAGWDFVFVAIDDHARVAFTDIHPDERFPSAVQFLKDAVAYYQRLGVTIQRLLTDNGSAFRSRAFAALCHELGIKHRFTRPYRPQTNGKAERFIQSALREWAYAHTYQNSQHRADAMKSWLHHYNWHRPHQGIGRAVPISRLNLDEYNLLTVHS, from the coding sequence ATGAACACCCATAAGCATGCCCGATTGACCTTCCTACGTCGACTCGAAATGGTCCAGCAATTGATCGCCCATCAAGTTTGTGTGCCTGAAGCGGCCCGTGCCTATGGGGTCACCGCGCCGACTGTGCGCAAATGGCTGGGCCGCTTCCTGGCTCAGGGCCAGGCGGGCTTGGCCGATGCGTCCTCGCGCCCGACGGTCTCGCCCCGAGCGATTGCGCCGGCCAAGGCGCTGGCTATCGTGGAGCTGCGCCGCAAGCGGCTGACCCAAGCGCGCATCGCCCAGGCGCTGGGCGTGTCAGCCAGCACCGTCAGCCGCGTCCTGGCCCGCGCCGGTCTGTCGCACCTGGCCGACCTGGAGCCGGCCGAGCCGGTGGTGCGCTACGAGCATCAGGCCCCCGGCGATCTGCTGCACATCGACATCAAGAAGCTGGGACGTATCCAGCGCCCTGGCCACCGGGTCACGGGCAACCGACGCGATACCGTTGAGGGGGCCGGCTGGGACTTCGTCTTCGTGGCCATCGATGACCACGCCCGCGTGGCCTTCACCGACATCCACCCCGACGAGCGCTTCCCCAGCGCCGTCCAGTTCCTCAAGGACGCAGTGGCCTACTACCAGCGCCTGGGCGTGACCATCCAGCGCTTGCTCACCGACAATGGCTCGGCCTTTCGCAGCCGCGCCTTCGCCGCGCTGTGCCATGAGCTGGGCATCAAGCACCGCTTTACCCGACCTTACCGCCCACAGACCAATGGCAAGGCCGAACGCTTCATCCAGTCGGCCTTGCGTGAGTGGGCTTACGCTCACACCTACCAGAACTCCCAACACCGAGCCGATGCCATGAAATCCTGGCTACACCACTACAACTGGCATCGACCCCACCAAGGCATCGGGCGCGCTGTACCCATCTCCAGACTCAACCTGGACGAATACAACCTATTGACAGTTCACAGCTAG
- a CDS encoding IS481 family transposase: protein MNNHKHARLTRLGRALLVNRVMQQNWTMRQASQAAGVSLRTGYKWLARFRSEGLDGLLDRSSRPHRSPKACAPEQVEHFAQQRRQRLPLWRIAREAGRSLATVARYMERIGLSRLASLEPPAPVRRYERASPGELLHIDTKRLGRIRGVGHRITGDRAQNRNRGIGWDAVHLAIDDFSRVSFARILDDEGGDQCAEFLRQATAYYASLGVRIDRVMTDNGSGYVSRTFRAVCVELGIRHIRTRPYTPKTNGKAERLVQTCLREWAYARPYTSSAERQAALQPFIDRYNWYRPHSALGHQPPITRIPDVNNLLRIDS, encoded by the coding sequence ATGAACAACCATAAGCATGCGCGATTGACCCGCCTAGGTCGAGCCCTTCTTGTTAACAGGGTGATGCAACAGAACTGGACGATGAGGCAGGCCAGCCAGGCGGCAGGGGTGAGCCTGCGCACCGGTTACAAGTGGCTTGCCCGCTTCCGAAGCGAAGGTCTGGACGGCCTGCTTGACCGCAGTTCTCGCCCGCACCGCAGCCCGAAGGCCTGTGCGCCCGAGCAGGTTGAGCACTTCGCCCAGCAGCGCCGCCAGCGTCTGCCGCTGTGGCGCATCGCGCGTGAAGCCGGCCGCAGCCTGGCCACCGTGGCGCGGTATATGGAACGCATCGGCCTGAGTCGACTCGCCTCGTTGGAGCCGCCGGCGCCGGTGCGCCGCTATGAACGCGCCAGCCCAGGCGAGCTGCTGCACATCGACACCAAGCGGCTGGGCCGCATCCGGGGCGTGGGCCATCGCATCACCGGCGATCGGGCCCAGAACCGCAACCGCGGCATTGGCTGGGACGCTGTGCACCTGGCCATCGATGACTTCTCGCGCGTGTCCTTTGCTCGCATCCTCGACGATGAAGGCGGCGATCAGTGCGCTGAGTTCCTGCGCCAAGCCACCGCCTACTACGCCAGTCTGGGCGTGCGCATCGACCGCGTGATGACCGACAACGGCAGCGGCTACGTCTCCAGGACCTTTCGGGCGGTGTGCGTGGAGCTGGGAATCCGTCACATCCGCACCCGCCCCTACACCCCCAAGACCAACGGCAAGGCCGAGCGCCTCGTGCAGACCTGCTTACGGGAGTGGGCATACGCCAGGCCCTACACGAGCTCAGCCGAACGACAGGCTGCCTTGCAGCCCTTCATTGACCGCTACAACTGGTATCGGCCACACTCCGCTCTCGGACATCAGCCACCCATCACGCGTATCCCAGATGTGAATAACCTATTGAGAATCGACAGCTAG
- a CDS encoding Nudix family hydrolase, whose amino-acid sequence MSEKIVDVAAGLILRPDGQLLLGQRPEGKPWAGWWELPGGKLEPGETVLQALARELHEELGIRVTEAHPWVTYVHVYPHTTVRLAFCHVTGWEGEPRGLENQRLEWVDPARAHEVGDLLPAALPPLRWLQLPTAYAISAIGAPAALADFTARLRQALDGGLKLVLLREPDWPGGADAASLRDAMQAILAQCRAAGARLLVSSRHPQAWWREADGVHLTARDAQALKQRPALPEGALVGVSAHGHAEIVHARDLGADFAVLGPVLATASHPEQAPLGWPGFAAGIRDAGMPVYALGGQSPATLAEARLHGAHGIAGIRGLL is encoded by the coding sequence ATGTCTGAAAAAATCGTCGATGTCGCCGCGGGCCTGATCCTGCGCCCGGATGGCCAGCTGCTGCTGGGGCAGCGCCCCGAGGGCAAGCCCTGGGCCGGCTGGTGGGAGCTGCCCGGCGGCAAGCTGGAGCCGGGCGAAACCGTGCTGCAGGCCCTGGCGCGCGAACTGCATGAAGAGCTGGGCATCCGCGTGACCGAGGCGCACCCCTGGGTGACCTATGTGCACGTCTACCCGCACACCACCGTGCGGCTGGCGTTCTGCCACGTCACCGGCTGGGAAGGCGAACCCCGCGGGCTGGAAAACCAGCGCCTGGAATGGGTCGACCCGGCGCGCGCGCACGAGGTCGGCGACCTGCTGCCGGCGGCCCTGCCGCCGCTGCGCTGGCTGCAGCTGCCCACCGCCTACGCCATCAGCGCCATCGGCGCGCCCGCCGCACTGGCCGATTTCACCGCGCGGCTGCGGCAAGCCCTGGACGGGGGCCTGAAACTGGTGCTGCTGCGCGAGCCCGACTGGCCCGGCGGCGCCGACGCCGCTTCGCTGCGCGACGCCATGCAGGCCATCCTGGCGCAATGCCGCGCCGCCGGCGCGCGCCTGTTGGTCAGCAGCCGCCATCCGCAGGCCTGGTGGCGCGAAGCCGACGGCGTACATCTGACAGCGCGCGACGCGCAGGCGCTCAAGCAGCGTCCGGCGCTGCCCGAGGGCGCGCTGGTGGGCGTCTCGGCCCACGGCCATGCCGAGATCGTGCATGCACGCGACCTGGGCGCGGATTTCGCGGTGCTGGGCCCGGTGCTCGCCACCGCCAGCCACCCGGAGCAGGCGCCGCTGGGCTGGCCCGGCTTCGCGGCCGGCATCCGCGACGCCGGCATGCCGGTCTACGCGCTGGGCGGCCAGTCGCCCGCCACCCTGGCCGAGGCGCGCCTGCACGGCGCGCACGGCATCGCCGGGATCCGCGGGCTGCTCTGA
- a CDS encoding ATP-binding protein, with product MTATDLTPLLARAERVLAQLEAWLPPAPPDIDWSAHAYRWRKRGSRGWLDAVRHVARIELDDLQHIERQKDIIDRNTRQFLESKPANNVLMTGARGTGKSSLVKAMLAAYGDRGLRLIEVDKSDLGDLADIVELVAARPERYIVFCDDLSFEEGEAGYKALKSVLDGSVAASGDNVLIYATSNRRHLMPEYMSENLAAKHQPDGEIHPGETVEEKISLSERFGLWLSFYPFKQDDYLDIVYHWLRELNCPADQIEASRTEALQWTLERGSRSGRVAYQFARDWAARHV from the coding sequence GTGACCGCAACAGACCTCACCCCCCTCCTCGCCCGCGCCGAGCGCGTGCTGGCGCAACTGGAAGCCTGGCTGCCGCCGGCGCCGCCCGACATCGACTGGTCCGCCCACGCCTACCGCTGGCGCAAGCGCGGTTCGCGCGGCTGGCTGGACGCCGTGCGCCACGTGGCGCGCATCGAGCTGGACGATCTGCAGCACATCGAGCGCCAGAAAGACATCATCGACCGCAACACGCGCCAGTTCCTCGAATCCAAGCCGGCCAACAATGTGCTGATGACCGGCGCGCGCGGCACCGGCAAGAGCTCGCTGGTCAAGGCCATGCTGGCCGCCTACGGCGACCGGGGCCTGCGCCTGATCGAAGTGGACAAGTCCGACCTGGGCGACCTGGCCGACATCGTCGAGCTCGTGGCGGCGCGGCCCGAGCGCTACATCGTGTTCTGCGACGACCTGTCGTTCGAGGAAGGCGAGGCCGGCTACAAAGCGCTGAAATCCGTGCTCGACGGCTCGGTCGCGGCCTCGGGCGACAACGTGCTGATCTACGCCACCTCGAACCGCCGCCACTTGATGCCCGAATACATGAGCGAGAACCTGGCCGCCAAGCACCAGCCCGACGGCGAGATCCACCCCGGCGAAACCGTCGAGGAAAAGATCTCGCTGTCCGAGCGCTTCGGCCTGTGGCTGTCGTTCTACCCGTTCAAGCAGGACGACTACCTGGACATCGTCTACCACTGGCTGCGCGAGCTGAACTGCCCGGCCGACCAGATCGAGGCCTCGCGCACCGAGGCCCTGCAGTGGACGCTCGAACGCGGCTCGCGCTCGGGCCGGGTCGCCTATCAATTCGCACGCGACTGGGCCGCCCGCCATGTCTGA
- the argJ gene encoding bifunctional glutamate N-acetyltransferase/amino-acid acetyltransferase ArgJ yields MAVNLQIPSESEILPVAGVEIGVAEAGIRKAGRRDLTVFRLAPGSAVAGVFTRNRFRAAPVQVCEAHLAQGGPIRALVVNTGNANAGTGAPGLKNAQDTCAALGKLLDVPAEQILPFSTGVILEPLPMDRLTAGLPAAVADLRADGWYGAAHGIMTTDTLPKIHSRRVNIGGKTVTITGISKGAGMIRPNMATMLGFLATDAGIAQPLLRQLAIELADVSFNRITVDGDTSTNDSFILIATGQAGVTVDSAGDAAYAALRDALAAAATDLAQKIVRDAEGATKFMTIRVEEAGNTEEALKVAYAVAHSPLVKTAFFASDPNLGRILAAIGYAGIDDLDVSRLRLWLGDVLVAVDGGRNPDYQEADGQRVMKQAEILVRIALGRGQVADTVYTCDFSHEYVTINADYRS; encoded by the coding sequence ATGGCCGTTAATCTGCAGATTCCCTCCGAATCCGAAATCCTTCCCGTCGCCGGTGTCGAAATCGGCGTGGCCGAAGCCGGCATCCGCAAGGCCGGCCGGCGCGACCTCACGGTGTTCCGCCTGGCGCCGGGCAGCGCGGTGGCCGGCGTGTTCACGCGCAACCGCTTCCGCGCCGCGCCGGTGCAGGTGTGCGAAGCGCACCTGGCCCAGGGCGGCCCGATCCGCGCCCTGGTCGTCAACACCGGCAACGCCAACGCCGGCACCGGCGCGCCCGGCCTGAAGAACGCCCAGGACACCTGCGCGGCGCTGGGCAAGCTGCTGGACGTCCCCGCCGAACAGATCCTGCCGTTTTCCACCGGCGTGATCCTCGAGCCGCTGCCGATGGACCGCCTGACCGCCGGCCTGCCGGCCGCGGTGGCGGACCTGCGGGCCGACGGCTGGTACGGCGCGGCCCACGGCATCATGACCACCGATACGCTGCCGAAGATCCATTCGCGCCGCGTGAACATCGGCGGCAAGACCGTCACCATCACCGGCATCAGCAAGGGCGCCGGCATGATCCGGCCCAACATGGCCACCATGCTGGGCTTTCTGGCCACCGACGCCGGCATCGCCCAGCCGCTGCTGCGCCAGCTGGCCATCGAGCTGGCCGACGTCTCGTTCAACCGCATCACGGTCGACGGCGACACCTCGACCAACGACTCGTTCATCCTGATCGCCACCGGCCAGGCCGGCGTGACGGTCGACAGCGCCGGCGACGCGGCCTATGCGGCCCTGCGCGATGCGCTGGCCGCCGCCGCCACCGACCTGGCGCAGAAGATCGTGCGCGACGCCGAGGGCGCCACCAAGTTCATGACCATCCGCGTCGAGGAAGCCGGCAATACCGAAGAGGCCCTCAAGGTGGCCTACGCGGTCGCGCACTCGCCGCTGGTCAAGACCGCCTTCTTCGCCTCCGACCCCAACCTGGGCCGCATCCTGGCGGCGATCGGCTATGCCGGCATCGACGACCTGGACGTCTCGCGCCTGCGCCTGTGGCTGGGCGACGTGCTGGTGGCCGTCGACGGCGGCCGCAACCCCGACTACCAGGAAGCCGACGGCCAGCGCGTCATGAAGCAGGCCGAGATCCTGGTGCGCATCGCGCTGGGCCGCGGCCAGGTGGCCGACACGGTCTATACCTGCGACTTCTCGCACGAGTATGTCACCATCAACGCCGATTACCGTTCCTGA
- a CDS encoding IS481-like element IS481 family transposase yields MNTHKHARLTFLRRLEMVQQLIAHQVCVPEAARAYGVTAPTVRKWLGRFLAQGQTGLADASSRPTVSPRAIAPAKALAIVELRRKRLTQARIAQALGVSASTVSRVLARAGLSHLADLEPAEPVVRYEHQAPGDLLHIDIKKLGRIQRPGHRVTGNRRDTVEGAGWDFVFVAIDDHARVAFTDIHPDERFPSAVQFLKDAVAYYQRLGVTIQRLLTDNGSAFRSRAFAALCHELGIKHRFTRPYRPQTNGKAERFIQSALREWAYAHTYQNSQHRADAMKSWLHHYNWHRPHQGIGRAVPISRLNLDEYNLLTVHS; encoded by the coding sequence ATGAACACCCATAAGCATGCCCGATTGACCTTCCTACGTCGACTCGAAATGGTCCAGCAATTGATCGCCCATCAAGTTTGTGTGCCTGAAGCGGCCCGCGCCTATGGGGTCACCGCGCCGACTGTGCGCAAATGGCTGGGCCGCTTCCTGGCTCAGGGCCAGACGGGCTTGGCCGATGCGTCCTCGCGCCCGACGGTCTCGCCCCGAGCGATTGCGCCGGCCAAGGCGCTGGCTATCGTGGAGCTGCGCCGCAAGCGGCTGACCCAAGCGCGCATCGCCCAGGCGCTGGGCGTGTCAGCCAGCACCGTCAGCCGCGTCCTGGCCCGCGCCGGTCTGTCGCACCTGGCCGACCTGGAGCCGGCCGAGCCGGTGGTGCGCTACGAGCATCAGGCCCCCGGCGATCTGCTGCACATCGACATCAAGAAGCTGGGACGTATCCAGCGCCCTGGCCACCGGGTCACGGGCAACCGACGCGATACCGTTGAGGGGGCCGGCTGGGACTTCGTCTTCGTGGCCATCGATGACCACGCCCGCGTGGCCTTCACCGACATCCACCCCGACGAGCGCTTCCCCAGCGCCGTCCAGTTCCTCAAGGACGCAGTGGCCTACTACCAGCGCCTGGGCGTGACCATCCAGCGCTTGCTCACCGACAATGGCTCGGCCTTTCGCAGCCGCGCCTTCGCCGCGCTGTGCCATGAGCTGGGCATCAAGCACCGCTTTACCCGACCTTACCGCCCACAGACCAATGGCAAGGCCGAACGCTTCATCCAGTCGGCCTTGCGTGAGTGGGCTTACGCTCACACCTACCAGAACTCCCAACACCGAGCCGATGCCATGAAATCCTGGCTACACCACTACAACTGGCATCGACCCCACCAAGGCATCGGGCGCGCTGTACCCATCTCCAGACTCAACCTGGACGAATACAACCTATTGACAGTTCACAGCTAG
- the glyQ gene encoding glycine--tRNA ligase subunit alpha, which produces MLTFQQIILTLQDYWDKQGCALLQPYDMEVGAGTSHTATFLRAIGPEPWRAAYVQPSRRPKDGRYGENPNRLQHYYQYQVVLKPAPPEILDLYIGSLKALGIDPTQHDIRFVEDDWENPTLGAWGLGWEVWLNGMEVTQFTYFQQVGGLDCTPTTGEITYGLERLAMYLQDVESVYDLVWTEGANGNRVYYRDVFHQNEVEQSTYNFEHASADMLFAHFNDYEAEAKRLMDVPLALPAYEAALKAAHTFNMLDARGAISVTERAAYIGRIRNLSRAVAQAYYDSRERLGFPMLAGRKAAGEAA; this is translated from the coding sequence ATGCTCACCTTCCAGCAAATCATCCTCACGCTCCAGGACTATTGGGACAAACAAGGCTGCGCCCTGCTGCAGCCGTACGACATGGAAGTCGGCGCTGGCACCTCGCACACGGCCACCTTCCTGCGCGCCATCGGCCCCGAGCCGTGGCGCGCCGCCTACGTGCAGCCTTCGCGCCGCCCCAAGGACGGCCGCTACGGCGAAAACCCGAACCGCCTGCAGCACTACTACCAGTACCAGGTCGTGCTCAAGCCCGCGCCGCCCGAAATCCTCGACCTCTACATCGGCTCGCTCAAGGCGCTGGGCATCGACCCCACGCAACACGACATCCGCTTCGTGGAGGACGACTGGGAAAACCCCACGCTGGGCGCCTGGGGCCTGGGCTGGGAAGTCTGGCTCAACGGCATGGAAGTCACCCAGTTCACCTACTTCCAGCAAGTCGGCGGCCTGGACTGCACGCCCACGACCGGCGAGATCACCTACGGCCTGGAACGCCTGGCGATGTACCTGCAGGACGTCGAAAGCGTCTACGACCTGGTCTGGACCGAAGGCGCCAACGGCAACCGCGTCTACTACCGCGACGTGTTCCACCAGAACGAGGTCGAGCAATCGACCTACAACTTCGAGCACGCGTCGGCCGACATGCTGTTTGCGCACTTCAACGATTACGAAGCCGAGGCCAAGCGCCTGATGGACGTGCCGCTGGCCCTGCCGGCCTACGAGGCGGCGCTGAAGGCTGCCCACACTTTCAACATGCTGGATGCGCGCGGCGCGATCAGCGTGACCGAGCGCGCCGCCTACATCGGCCGCATCCGCAACCTGTCGCGCGCCGTCGCGCAGGCCTACTACGACTCCCGCGAACGACTGGGCTTCCCCATGCTTGCCGGCCGCAAGGCCGCCGGGGAGGCAGCCTGA
- the glyS gene encoding glycine--tRNA ligase subunit beta: MTTDIRPLLIELFTEELPPKALQKLGQAFAEGVRATLARHHLLADGCAVEPFATPRRLAVRLSAVLAQAPEQAYAEKLMPVKVGLDANGQPTAALAKKLAAKGLEGLDPATLERESDGKQEYLVARGTAAGAQLAVGLQEGLDAAIDGLPIPKVMRYQLADGQTTVKFVRPAHGLVALFGADIVPIAALGLQAGRATQGHRFQSNGAIELATAQGYEADLAERGRVIASFEARRAEISRLLDEHAQRLGATLGDDPEVTALLDEVTALVEHPTVYVGQFEEQFLQVPQECLILTMRLNQKYFPLFDPASGKLTHRFLIVSNMQVADPANIVEGNQRVVRPRLADAQFFFETDRKTPLAARVEQLGSIVYHNKLGTQLERVERVRAIARGIATALGGDAAHCDRAALLAKADLGSNMVGEFPELQGIMGAYYAQGDGEPADVVTALRTQYRNRYDAPVDAATLTAATLFIAERIETLVGIWSIGLAPTGERDPFGLRRAALGLISAFEQLAAGGWLKVSEDGPLSLDGLLALAAQAFPDGKIGADTLAEVRAFIYERYRNQLIGEHDRNAVEAVIALAPPLHQVAARVRAVAAFAQLPAAASLAAANKRIGNLLKKAEGEIGAVDAALLQDPAEKALAEAVAQLRPQARAQLQAGDFAASLATLAQAREPVDAFFADVMVMADDAALRANRLALLGQLHGLMNQVADISRLAQ, from the coding sequence ATGACCACCGATATCCGCCCCCTGCTGATTGAACTGTTTACCGAAGAACTGCCGCCCAAGGCCTTGCAGAAGCTGGGCCAGGCGTTCGCCGAAGGCGTGCGCGCCACCCTGGCGCGCCACCATCTGCTGGCCGACGGCTGCGCGGTCGAGCCTTTCGCCACGCCGCGCCGGCTGGCGGTGCGCCTGTCGGCCGTGCTGGCCCAGGCCCCCGAGCAGGCCTACGCCGAGAAACTGATGCCGGTGAAGGTCGGCCTGGACGCCAACGGCCAGCCCACCGCCGCGCTGGCCAAGAAGCTGGCCGCCAAGGGCCTGGAAGGCCTGGATCCGGCCACGCTGGAACGCGAGTCCGATGGCAAGCAGGAATACCTGGTGGCGCGCGGCACGGCCGCCGGCGCGCAACTGGCCGTCGGGCTGCAGGAGGGGCTGGACGCCGCCATCGACGGCCTGCCCATTCCCAAGGTGATGCGCTACCAGTTGGCCGACGGCCAGACCACCGTCAAGTTCGTGCGCCCGGCGCACGGGCTGGTGGCCCTGTTCGGCGCCGACATCGTGCCGATCGCGGCGCTGGGCCTGCAGGCCGGCCGCGCCACGCAGGGGCACCGCTTCCAGAGCAACGGCGCCATCGAGCTCGCCACGGCCCAAGGCTACGAGGCCGACCTGGCCGAGCGCGGCCGCGTCATTGCCTCGTTCGAGGCGCGCCGCGCCGAGATTTCGCGCCTGCTCGACGAGCACGCGCAACGGCTGGGCGCCACGCTGGGCGACGACCCCGAAGTCACGGCCCTGCTGGACGAAGTGACCGCCCTGGTCGAACACCCCACGGTCTATGTCGGGCAGTTCGAGGAACAGTTCCTGCAAGTGCCGCAGGAGTGCCTGATCCTGACCATGCGGCTGAACCAGAAGTACTTCCCGCTGTTCGACCCGGCCAGCGGCAAGCTGACGCACCGCTTCCTGATCGTCAGCAACATGCAGGTGGCCGACCCGGCCAACATCGTCGAAGGCAACCAGCGCGTGGTGCGTCCGCGCCTGGCCGACGCCCAGTTCTTCTTCGAGACCGACCGCAAGACCCCGCTGGCCGCGCGCGTCGAGCAGCTGGGCAGCATCGTCTACCACAACAAGCTGGGCACCCAGCTCGAACGCGTCGAGCGCGTGCGCGCCATCGCGCGCGGCATCGCCACGGCGCTGGGCGGCGACGCCGCCCATTGCGACCGCGCCGCGCTGCTGGCCAAGGCCGACCTGGGCTCGAACATGGTGGGCGAGTTCCCCGAGCTGCAGGGCATCATGGGCGCCTACTACGCCCAGGGCGACGGCGAGCCCGCCGACGTGGTCACCGCCCTGCGCACGCAATACCGCAACCGCTATGACGCGCCGGTCGACGCCGCCACGCTGACCGCGGCCACGCTGTTCATCGCCGAGCGCATCGAAACCCTGGTCGGCATCTGGAGCATCGGCCTGGCGCCCACCGGCGAGCGCGACCCGTTCGGCCTGCGCCGCGCCGCGCTGGGCCTGATCAGCGCCTTCGAGCAACTGGCCGCCGGCGGCTGGCTGAAGGTCAGCGAAGACGGCCCGCTGTCGCTGGACGGCCTGCTGGCGCTGGCCGCGCAGGCCTTCCCGGACGGCAAGATCGGCGCCGACACCCTGGCCGAGGTGCGCGCCTTCATCTACGAACGCTACCGCAACCAGCTGATCGGCGAACACGACCGCAACGCGGTCGAGGCCGTCATCGCGCTGGCGCCGCCGCTGCACCAGGTGGCCGCACGCGTACGCGCGGTGGCCGCCTTCGCGCAACTGCCGGCGGCGGCCAGTCTGGCCGCGGCCAACAAGCGCATCGGCAACCTGCTCAAGAAGGCCGAAGGGGAAATCGGCGCGGTCGATGCCGCGCTGCTGCAGGACCCGGCCGAAAAGGCACTGGCCGAGGCCGTGGCGCAACTGCGGCCGCAAGCCCGGGCCCAGCTGCAGGCGGGCGATTTCGCCGCCAGCCTGGCCACGCTGGCGCAAGCGCGCGAGCCGGTGGACGCCTTCTTCGCCGATGTCATGGTGATGGCCGACGACGCGGCGCTGCGCGCCAACCGCCTGGCGCTGCTGGGCCAACTGCACGGCCTCATGAACCAGGTGGCCGACATTTCCAGGCTGGCCCAGTGA